In Candidatus Bathyarchaeota archaeon, the genomic window CAACTGCCACCATGGAATGTGACAGCAACGCCATACGAAGAACCTCCCCCGCCATGGTTTAAAAAGCCGCCATACCCCGACTATGCGCCTAGTGGGATGCCTGACTTCGACCAGAAACAGGATCTGTGGGGTCCAGGTGTCGGAATCTATACTTGGTGTGGTCCAGTGTCAGTTGCAAACTCGTTGTGGTGGTTCGACTCTAAATATGACCCAAGCAATATAGTGCCAGCATTTGGTCCTTGGGATGATCATGATCCAAAGAACGTTGACCCGCTTGTTCAAAACCTAGCTTTCTTAATGGACACTGATGGCATACGAACGCACCTTATGCACATGGGCACAAACTTCATTGACATGGAGACAGGAATCTCACAGTATCTTCAATGGCAAGGGATTAACCCGATGGGAGACGCCGACGGAGACGGAGACGTAGACGACGATGACCTACTAATAATAGCAAACGCAATGCAATCCACTCCGGGAGCCCCCAATTGGGATATGCGTGCAGACATAGTGATCGATAACGTCGTAGATATAAATGATCAAAACGTTGCCATAGCAAACTATGGTCTAGTCGGCGCATTCTATGAACACACTGAGGAATACCCAGATTTCTTGTGGATCGAAGATGAAATCTACAGATGCGAAGACGTAGTGCTCTTCCTTGAGTTCTGGCAAGAAACAGGCCCTGGCGAATGGATGCCATTATACGACAACCCCAGTTTCGAAGCAGGTCACTACGTAACCTGTGCAGGAGTAAACTCAACAACTCTTGAATTGCTTATTAGCGATCCTTACTGGGACGCAACCGAAGCAGGATTTCCTGGTGACATACCCGTATCGCATCCATATCCACACACGACTGACATCCACAACGACACTCAGTACGTTTCACACGACGCCTACCCAGTTGCACTTCGGATGGATCCACCGCCGTTGCCCTATCCGGTTCCTATGGTCTGGGAGCTTGTTAATTACTTGCAGCAGCTGGGCTACGACCCGTCATGGCACGCTTTCATAAGAGCCGCCATCGTAACCTCGCCGCTAGCTGAACCAGATATCGCGGTCACCAACCTCACACTCTGCCACGGTCAAACAGTCTGTGCACGGAACACTTCTACCTGGACTCACCACATTAACGTCACGGTCACAAACGAAGGCACAACAGCTGAAACCTTTACCCTCACCGTCTACTGGAACACAACAAATGTCATAAGCTCAACCAGCGTCTCATTAGCCTTTAGCGAGACCAAAATCGTTGAATTCCCATGGAACACCACAGGCTACCAATTATACGCAAACTACACGCTTAGCGCTTACGCCACGCCACTCCCTGACGAGACCGACCAACTGGACAACACGTATATCGGCCCCACGGTAGTCGTGTCCTTCAAGGGCGACGTTGACGCTGACGGAGATATCGACATTTATGATGTTGTAAAGATCACCGGCGTCTACATGTCTAAATTGGGCGACCCAAACTACAAGCCCAACTCAGACATAGACTGTAACGGCGTAATCGACATATACGACGTAGTGAAGTGCACAGGAAACTACAATTGGAAATATACTCCATCTCCTTAACCCTTTTTTTTTCTAGAGCAAAAATCTAACAAATACGCTATACCGTGAAATTTTAAGAGACGAATACCCCAAGAATGCGCGACTTGAACCTTACTATGTCCAACCCGCTTTGCAGAGCATTACGTCTGTGATTCAAAAATCGCGCCCCATAGAGAAACTTTTCATAAAACAAAAGAACAATCGACTTGAACAGTCTAACAATGGCATCAGGCTGTTAAAAGAGAAGCCTTAGAACAAAACCGTCGAAACCTTCATGCTTGCCAAAGAATCAAAATTTCGTGAATCCTTTTCGTTCCCTTTAAATAGTGTCTTATTTAGAAGTGAAGCGAAGAGAAATGAAGATGAAAGCTTTATTCGTTTTCTTGTCAATAGCATGCGTAGCACTGACTTTTCCCGCCTTGTCGAGAGATTATGAAATTAAGAATGATTTACAATCTGTTGGAGTTCCGGAATGGTTTGTGATAGAAGGATTAGTTGAGAATCCGCTTAACCTAACCTACGCCGAACTTCGAGATTTTCCCCTCATATCTGAAGTAACTATGCTTCAATGTGTAGGTGCAGGACAAGGCAGTATTAGCGTAACTTATAACTGGACTGGTGTGCCACTCTTCTATCTTCTAAACATGGCAAAAGTGATACCGGGTAATTACCGTGAGGTTATTTTCAATTCTACTGATGGTTTTTCAAGTAGCATTTTGTTGGAGACAGCGATTCATCCAACTACGATTTTGGCTTTGAAGGCTAATGGAACAGACTTGGAACAGATAAGCGGTTTCGGCTCTGGATATCGTGTTGTTTTGCCGTGCAGGTGGGGGTACAAATGGGTCAAGTGGGTTAAGCAAATCATCGTTGTCGATTATGACTACAAGGGAACCTATGAACAATACGGATATTCTGACGAGGCAATTCGTCCAAATTGCACTATGCCTCCAACTAATCCACCAATTCAAACCTTTAACACAACAACATCGAAGGAATACACCGTTCAAGCTTTAAGCAATTCTTCAATAGAATCTTTCAGCTTCGATCCAAATAAGCGACTAATTTTCAACATTGCTGGAACAGAAGAAACCATCGGATACTTCTACGTTTTATTTTCAAAAGAGCTTCTGACAAGCCCCTATCAAGTCTATGTGGATCAAAACCCAGTAAAGTATAGTAAAACTGATGTAAACAGCAACGTCTACCTGTATTTTACCTACACCCACAGTAACCACACAATCGAAATAGTGGGAGCACTCGGACCCGCGATAGGCTTTGGAGGCTTTGGAAGACACCTGCTAAAATAAACTGCAAGCTTCCAGTGTTTTACAGTGCAGCTATACTTCATGACAAAAATCCTTAACTTCAATTTTTAAAGATAAATGCAGATGTGGGCTCTCGCACTCAAGATCCCAATCATTTTTTAGTCAGGGGGCCAGGGTCGTCATCGCCCACCAAAACATCATTTAAGCATGCTTGCATAAAAGTCTATATCTGAAATAAGACGCGGAATACAATGTTTCACAAAATAAGAGTTGTGCCGTTAGCTGCAGAAAGCCTTGGGGTGCGATCTATGTGTACCTACGTAGAGACACCCAATATTCACATTCTCCTAGACGCCGGCGTATCACTTTGCCCCTATCGTTTTCGGCTGCCACCACATCCACAAGAATTTGAAGCTATTCTAGAGGCTAGAAGAAAAATCGCAGAGTTTGCAGAAAGAGCCGATGTGGTTACGATTAGCCATTATCACTTTGACCATCACACGCCTTCTTTTGAAGACTGGCTCTGCAACTGGACTAACGCTGAAGTTGCAAGGCAAGTTTATGAAGGTAAGCTTGTGTTAGCCAAGAATTACCGAGTTGACGTTAACGCGAGTCAACGGCGAAGAGGATGGATTTTCGAGAAAACCGAAGGTAAGCACGCAAAAAAGTTTGAATTTGCAGATAGTAAAACCTTTTCCTTCGGCGAAACACAACTGAAATTTTCTCGCCCAGTCTTCCACGGGCTACCGAATACCCCTCTTGGATGGGTGCTTATGACAACTATTGAATATGAAGATGAAAGGTTGCTGTTTGCTTCGGACGTGCAAGGACCAATGGATGACGCCACTCTGGAAATCATTCTGGCTGAGAAGCTGCAACTATTAGTTATCGGTGGTCCACCACTCTACTTGGCAGGCTTTCGTGTTGACGAGCAGCAAATACAGCTAGGCTTGAAAAACTTAGAAACACTAGCCAAAACTGTTCCAGTTGTTATTGTAGAACATCATCTTCTGCGAGATGCAGAATGGCGGGATTCGGCAAAACAAATTTTTAAATCAGCATGGAACTTGGGGAATAAAGTGGTTACTGCTGCAGAATTCTTAGGTGAGAAAGACAGACTGTTAGAGGCAAAAAGAAAACAACTATTCAAAGACGAACCGCCCAGCTCCGAATTCGAAAAATGGGCTAAACTACCCGAGTTAAAGCGGAGAAAGACGAAGCCACCTCTCTAAACTGTTTTCAGAATGTTTTCTAGCCATTTTACGTCGGCAACTGTTTCGTGCATGTTTATGGCGTGCATAAGAATTTTAAGCCTTCTTTTTTCCAGCTCCGCCATAAGTTCTGCCATGAGAATGCCTGTTTCGTCCGCAGAGTCTCCTACATCGCAGCTTGGGCTGTTTTTGATGCCGAGAACAGTGATTGCTTTGATGTCGTTTTTTGCGAATTCTCTAAGTTGGTTGGCTGTTGAGATGGCGATTTGTTTGCAATGTTTTCTGTAACTTGGCGTGTTGTATTCTTCTCTGATTTTGCTGGGGCGTTTGGCTCCTGCGTAGGTTAGTTCGGGGCAGGGCATTTGAAGAAACCCAACGTCGTATCTTCTCAAAACGTCTATAATCTCATCGATCGCTGCTGGATAATGAGCTGTGCCTAGGACTCGTGAGTTTTGATTCAAGATGCAGTGGGCAACAACGACGAGTTTTCCATGGCGTTCGTCTTGAAATTTCAACAGAAGCCTCCTTTTTTATTGTGGTGGTGCGGCCGCCGGGATTTGGACCCGGGTTAACGGCTTGGAAGGCCGACGTCCTAAACCAGGCTAGACTACGGCCGCTAAGCGACTAGTAATAGAACACTGCTTTTAAATTAAAATTTCGTGTATCTATTTTCTGCGAGGCTCATACCGAATGGCAAGGATCAAAGCGGTGATTTTCGATTTCATCGGCACGCTAGCAGAGTTGACTTGGTATTCTCTTGAAAACTCGATAGATAAGCTGTTCAGAAGTCTCGTTGCAAACGGCTACAACACCAACTGCGAAAGCTTCTTCAAAGCCTACAAAGAGGCACATGACAAATACCGTGAAATCCGCTATGGACAGCTGGTTGAAGTTACTAATGCGGTCTGGGTTTCCGAAGCCCTAAACCACCTAGGATACACCACTACGCCACAGGACGAAAGGATTAAGACCGCAGTAAACGTCTTCTTTGAAGATTATGTACACGCTTTAAAACTGCGACCCTCCACAAAATTGACGTTGCAAAAACTTTATAAAAACTACAAGCTTGGACTCGTTTCTAACTTTACTTACGCCCCAGTTATCTATGCGGCACTAAGAAAACTGAAGATTAACGGCTTTTTCAACGCTGTGATTGTTTCAGAAGCGGTTGGTTGGCGTAAACCTGATCCAAAGATTTTCCAAGAGGCTTTGGAGAGGTTGCATGTAGAATCTGATGAGGCTTTTTACGTGGGTGATACGCCGTTAGAGGATATTCAAGGCGCCACTAACGTTAGCATGAAGACAGTATTTATTCCATCCCAGTTCAACAGCTTAAGCGATATGCAAAAAGCGGCGCAGCCACCAGACTACACAGTAGAAAACCTCGGTGACATCGTCGAAATCCTCAATATGCAACAGCTATAATCGTTCTCAAAGCTCAAGCGTTGCCTTAACGACCTTTTTTATGGAGGAAAAATCAACTGCAAAGCCTTTCTTCTTGAACAGCTCTATAGAACGACTGTTATCACGCAAAATAAGCCCATAGATGCTTTCAAGGTTTTTGTCTCTGGCGATCTCAATTATGCAGTCCATCATCTTTGAACCTAAGCCGAGTCCTTGCCATGGATCACCCACAACTATTGCAACTTCAGCCGTCTTAAAGTCTGGAGGCTCCATTATCATCCGCACCACGCCAATCATTTTCCTTTCCCTGTTCATAGTCAACTCAGCGATCACAGCAATCTCTCTGTCATAGTCAATGTTCGTGTACCTAACTAGAGTTGCATGCGACCACGTCCTCATGGGACTGAAGAAACGGAAACGCTGAGTCTCGTCTGAAAATGTTTTCCACAGTTCATTCTCCAACGGCTCATCTTCAGGCCTTATCGGACGAAGCAACACGGATCTGCCGTCCTTGAGCTTCCACTGCAACTCATACTTTTTCGGGTAGGGACTTATGACCAAGTGGTCGTGAGGCAGAAATTCCTTGAAGACGAGATCGCTGTCTATGACAATGCGAGCGTCAAGGGCTACAGCATCTTCACTGTCAACCACCAACGGGTTAATGTCTACTTCTCTTATCTGTGGAAAATCTACTAGCATCTCGGAAAACTTAACCATTATTTCTTCGAGGCGCTTGGTGTTCGCAGGTGGCATGCCTCTGAAGCCCTTCAGAAGCTGATACACCTTGGTGCGCTCCATTATTCTTCGAGCCAAAGTCTGGTTAAGCGGAGGAAATCCTATGGCTCTGTCCTGAAACAATTCGACAAAGATTCCACCCATACCAAAAAGAATGACAGGGCCAAAAAGAGGGTCTCTCTTTGAACCAATTATGACTTCGTAGCCTTTCTTTATTATCATGGATTGCACTGTTACGCCTTGAATTTCTGCTGAGGGAACGGATTTTTTTACATTTTTGAGGATTTTCTGGTAGGCTTCTCTCAGTTCTACCTCATCCTTCAAGTTCAGCATCACACCGCCGACGTCTGTTTTGTGCGTTATCTGCGGCGAATAAATCTTCAAAACAGCCGGATAGCCCATCTGCGCGGCTGTTGAAGCAGCTTCATCTTCTGTCTTCGCCAGCTGGGTCTTCACGGTGGGGATGCCATAAGCTTCCAGAAATGCTTTGGCTTCTGTCTCGGTGAGAATCTCACGGCTTTCTTTCGCCACTTTCTGCATTACACCCATTAAAGGCTGCTTAGATGAGAGAAGTTCAATTGGCAGTTCCTCGGGAGTCTCGTAGAGGTGTGCCAAGTTGCGTGTGTACTGATACATGAACATGTAAGTATTAACAGCTCGCTCGGGAGTCGAGTATGTGGGGAGCCTGTTGCGGTTAAGGATTTCGTTGGCTTCTTCTACATCTTCCTCCCCCATCCAAGACGTCAAAATAGTTTTAGTAGCGCCTCTGCAGGCTTCCACTACTGCCATAGCTGTGTCTGCTGGGTTTGTGATTCCTTGAGGGGTGAATATTATTAGAAGACCGTCAATGTTTTCGTCTTGGCGGCATATCTTTATGACTTCGGCGTATCTTTCAGGTGTGGCGTCTCCCAGAATGTCAATAGGGTTTCCTCTGCTCCAGTAGTGGGGAAGAATTTGATTCAATGCTTGTATGGTATCTGGGCTAAGCTGTGCCAGTTTTCCGCCTCGAGCGATTACGGCGTCGGTTGCCATGACGCCTGGACCACCAGCATTAGTGATTATCGCAAGGTTAGATCCCTTTGGGTGAGGTTGCATTCCTAGAACTTCGGAGCAGTTGAAGAGATCTTCGATTTCTTCGACTCTGATTATGCCGGCTCTTCGGAATGCGGCGTCATATACTTCGTCTTCGCCTGTTAAGGCTCCTGTGTGGCTTGTTGCTGCTTTGGCGCTTTCGCTGAACTTTCCGGCTTTTACGACGATTATGGGTTTGGTTCGGGCGAAGTGGCGGGCGGCGCTCATGAATTTTCGGGCGTTGGTTAGTCCTTCGATGTACATGATTATGCTTTTTGTTCGTGGGTCGGTGCCGAAGTAGTCAATTAAGTAGCCGTAGTCTACATCTATCATTGAGCCTATTGAGACGAAGTTGCTGAAGCCTATGTTTTCGCTGTTTGCCCAGTCTAAAATTGCGGTACATAGGGCGCCGCTTTGGGAGATGAAGGCTATGTTGCCTGGCAGCGCCATCTTAGCTGCGAAGCTGGCGTTTAGCTTGTTGTGGGGGCGAATTACACCTAAGCAGTTTGGTCCTATGATTCTCATGTTGTATTTTTTCTTTATTTCTAGAATTTCGTCTTCTAGGGCTTTTCCTTCGGCGCCTATCTCTTTAAACCCTGCAGAGATGATTATGATGCCTTGTATTCCTGCCTTGCCGCATTGTTCCACTATGTCTGGGACGATTCTGGCGGGTGTTGCGATTATCGCCAAGTCTACTTGTCTGGGGAGGTTCTCTACGTTTGGGTAGGTTTGTATGCCTTGCACACTTTGTTTTTTTGGGTTTACGGGGTAGACAACTCCTCGGTATCCGACGCCTATAAGATTGCGTAAAAGTCTATAGCCGACTGATCCTTCTTCGTCGCTTGCGCCAATTACGGCTATGCTGTCAGGGTTGAAAATTTTGTCTAGGGTTTGGAGGCTCAGTTTGTGCATGCTCCTTTGTAAGAGTGATGAGTAAGGCTATGTCTTTGGTTGCGAATTAGTTTTTTGGAAAATAAAAAGGAGGGTTTTTTGAGTTGCGAGAGCTATTTCTTTATGGATGCGATGAATTCGTCTATGGGGATGGCTGGCATGGTTGTTATTTGTATAGTTCCTCGGGAGCCTAGTTCAATGGAAACTTTAGCGACTGTTTTGTTGTCTGGAGCCTCAACAATATTGACAAAGTCGTAGTTGCCCAAAGTTGCGTATTGCGAAAGCACTTTGACGCCGAATGCTTCGAGTTCTCTGTTAACTTCTTTTATCCTTTCAGGTCTAGTTTTGATGGTTTCCCAGCCTTCATCGGTGAGTTTTGATAGTAGAATATAGTATGGCATACAGTTTCTTTCTCCTGCAACTCTATTTTGCGGTTTGCGAATTTGTGCTTTTTGGGCAAAAATATGGTCCGTAGGCCTTGCCAAAGAAGCACTTGCTTAAATACAATTGTTTCATGATAAAGTGTTATGAGAATTAATGTGATAGAGTTCAGCAAGCTTGAGGAGGAACTTGCGAAGACACTTAAGTCTCCGTTGGATTATTTGGCTCCTGAAATCGGAAGTATCTATGTTGTTGCTATTACTCGAGATGGATGTCCGGCGTGTGCAAAGCAGAAGCCAAAACTAGAAAAATTAGCGAAGACCATGGCAGAGAAGCATGAAGATAAAGTGGTATTCACTCGAATACATATCAAATATCTTCACGGTTCACGGGAAGAATCATTACGCAGCAAAGACACATTCGGTCATTATTTCTACCCTACTAATTTAATTCTGCTGAGGACGATAGACCGAGGTGTAATAGAGTATTACAGAAACGCTGCGCCAGATATTAATGAGCTTGAAAAGAATATCGAAAGTGCTCTTGAAGTGGCTACAATGTTCGAGAAAGAGATGGCTTAATTGGTGAGCGCATGCTAATCATTAGGGAAATGAAGATAACTGATGTTAAAGACGCTTCTTTGCTTTCCAAGCCGAGAAACTTGAGGCTAACGCTTGAGCGAATTTAAAACTCTTTTCAAATGTAATTGTCCAAAGTAAGAACTAGGCTTCTCTCTCCTCAGGCTTAGGCTCATGCACGTAGAAGGTTGCTAGGAGAATTGATGGAACTATCAACAGGGACATTAGGAGGAATGGAAATTGTGGGGACACGTTATCATACAAAAGTCCACCCACTATTCCCCCAATAGCCATGAATATGTAAGTGAAAAAGTTCATCGATCCAGTGACTTTTCCACGCTGTGCTTGAGGAACAAGGTCAGCAAACAATGTTTGATAAGAGGAAAAGCCTAGGAGCTGTGCGAATCCAATAAGGGGCATTGCTATGAAGAGAATTAAGTAATTGCCATAAATAAAAAGCAGTATAGCGGGAATCAAAGAGATACTGGACATGATTAACGGGATTTTTCTGCCAGCTTTGTCAAGTAGCTTTCCAACTGGAAAAGACAAAATTATCATGGCTATGAACAAGGCAATCATAACGTATCCCCATTGAATACGTGCGAGTTGGAGAGCTGGGTCGTTCTCTGGGGCATAAACACTTGGTTGAGGTGTTCCTCCTATTTGAAGTTCATAGAAGGCATAAACCAAAAGGAGTCCGCCTGTCATGGCGAATGATGATCTTACAATGATTGTGGAGAAGAATAGAAAAAGCGTTGAACGTGGTACAACTTTCCAGACATTTATTCCCTCCTTCAAAGCTTTAGGATAAGATAGCAGTGCTTCTTTCGGGCCGAGTTTGTCTGCACTTTTCATGCTTTCTCTGAGCTTCAACCGTATTGTTGCCGCTGCCAGAAAGAAGAATACAACAATTGTATACGCTATCCTCATACCCGTTTCAGAACCAAACGTGGAAACCAATAGTAAAGCTACAATTGGCGCTGGAGTTGTTGAGACACTTATTATTAGATTCAATATTGAAAATCCCATCCCTCGCTTTTCAGGCGGCAATGAGTCTGCCATCATAGCGATCAATGCCGGTTGGTAAAGTAAGCAAAAGTTCTGTATTGCCGCTCCAATTAAGATGAAGTGCCAGCTCGGAGCAGCCGCATAAAAAACATATGACAAGGCTACGCCGAATGTTAAGGTTGAAACGAGCCATCGCCTTCCATATTTGTCTGCTAAATATCCTCCTGGAAATTGAACTGAAGCCAAAGACAGCATTGAGACTAGCGTGATTAATCCTATGATTGTGGCGCTTCCTCCAAGTTGTATGACGTAGTCCGAATAGTATGTTCCAGGTAATTCTCCAGCAAAATCCATCAGAATCCAGCTTAGAATAAGTATCAAGTAGTTTCCCTTGAAAAAGGAGAACTGTTCCTTGAGTTTCTCTATGAATTCCATCTAATCTGTTTCCTGGATTGTGTTAAGGCTCTGTATAGAACTAGAGGATAGATATAAGGCGTTCGTGATTGTTTGGAAACTGGTGCCAAGTCTGTGTTTGCTTTGGTGCGGCCGCCGAGATTTGAACCCGGGTCGCCGGCTTGGGAGGCCAGTGTCCTAACCAAACTAGACTACGGCCGCACACAAACCACTTTCATACAAACAACAAAAATAAAACCTTCCATCCCCAAAACCACACACATATTTGGAGCCTAATAGAACAGTCTAGTCTAAGCGTCACACGCATACAAACTCAAAACCCTTAAATCAAAAACCCAAACGTTAGAGCTAAATGGAAAAGCTGGGCCGGTAGATCAGCCTGGTATGATCGCCGCCTTCGCAAGGCGGAAGCCGCGGGTTCAAATCCCGCCCGGTCCACCATGCGTGAACCCAGTCTAAGTTCCGTGAAAGAAGGGATTTTCAGAACTATTCGGGATTTAAAGAAGAAAGGCTATGCAGAGTCAACCTATCACATCGTGCCAAAGAAGCTCTTGGGAAAACCAAACTTCGAAGATAATGCAGGTTGTCAAGAACTTGCATGGAGAATTGGTTAGCCAGGGAAAAACTAGCTATGGGCGGGTGCCAAAAAAAGAAACAGTGGAACTGTAAATTGCAGAACTAAATGAAGACTCGTAAGTCTGACATTAACTGGCTCTAGATTTATGGGCTTATGGGGTATACTTTGCGTCTATGTCAATTCCGCCTGTAGTAGTTTTGAGAGTTACATCGAAATTGTAGCTAGCAGGATAGTTGCTTGACTGTAAGGAAATTTCTGTGCCAGAAAATCCGACTTGCCTGTCGACATCTATTCCTCCTGTTGTAACACTGGACTCAATCTTGGCTCCAATATCACCCTTGATATCTACCGCAAAGTCAACCCCACCAGTTATAGCTTCAGCCTTCAACGTTATGTTCCCAAGAAGGTTCCCATGTTGCTTGACGTTCATCTCAACTCCGCCCGTCACAGTTGTCCCATTAACCTCAATATCGTTTACAACAATTACGTTGTTCCAAGACAATTTTACACCTCCGGTTGTAGTCTTAAGAGAGACGTCGCCAGCGACAATGGCGGGTCCAACTAAATTAGCTTCAACGCCCCCTGTGGTCGCTTCGAGGCTTAATGAATTGAGAACCACTCCGGTCTCTTGAGTGCCTAAGACGACTCCTCCAATGCTTGTTTTAATATTTAGACTTGTGTTCATAGAAGGATCGATGCGTATAAGGAAAGTGACATTTAGCGAAGAATACCATGGCCAATGAACATTGTCAACTTCCTGTTTCACTGTCACTGCGAGAACATCGCCTACGGTTGTGTTTTGCCAGACTGGCATATAACGTTCCAAGAAATCTGATGAGCCAAAGACCCCAACTCTTGCGGTTGCCGACACATTGAGGATGATCGAAGGTGACTGCCACTCGTCTGAGAGATTTTCGAAGACAATGTCA contains:
- a CDS encoding molybdopterin-dependent oxidoreductase; this translates as MKMKALFVFLSIACVALTFPALSRDYEIKNDLQSVGVPEWFVIEGLVENPLNLTYAELRDFPLISEVTMLQCVGAGQGSISVTYNWTGVPLFYLLNMAKVIPGNYREVIFNSTDGFSSSILLETAIHPTTILALKANGTDLEQISGFGSGYRVVLPCRWGYKWVKWVKQIIVVDYDYKGTYEQYGYSDEAIRPNCTMPPTNPPIQTFNTTTSKEYTVQALSNSSIESFSFDPNKRLIFNIAGTEETIGYFYVLFSKELLTSPYQVYVDQNPVKYSKTDVNSNVYLYFTYTHSNHTIEIVGALGPAIGFGGFGRHLLK
- a CDS encoding HAD family hydrolase → MARIKAVIFDFIGTLAELTWYSLENSIDKLFRSLVANGYNTNCESFFKAYKEAHDKYREIRYGQLVEVTNAVWVSEALNHLGYTTTPQDERIKTAVNVFFEDYVHALKLRPSTKLTLQKLYKNYKLGLVSNFTYAPVIYAALRKLKINGFFNAVIVSEAVGWRKPDPKIFQEALERLHVESDEAFYVGDTPLEDIQGATNVSMKTVFIPSQFNSLSDMQKAAQPPDYTVENLGDIVEILNMQQL
- a CDS encoding bifunctional acetate--CoA ligase family protein/GNAT family N-acetyltransferase, which translates into the protein MHKLSLQTLDKIFNPDSIAVIGASDEEGSVGYRLLRNLIGVGYRGVVYPVNPKKQSVQGIQTYPNVENLPRQVDLAIIATPARIVPDIVEQCGKAGIQGIIIISAGFKEIGAEGKALEDEILEIKKKYNMRIIGPNCLGVIRPHNKLNASFAAKMALPGNIAFISQSGALCTAILDWANSENIGFSNFVSIGSMIDVDYGYLIDYFGTDPRTKSIIMYIEGLTNARKFMSAARHFARTKPIIVVKAGKFSESAKAATSHTGALTGEDEVYDAAFRRAGIIRVEEIEDLFNCSEVLGMQPHPKGSNLAIITNAGGPGVMATDAVIARGGKLAQLSPDTIQALNQILPHYWSRGNPIDILGDATPERYAEVIKICRQDENIDGLLIIFTPQGITNPADTAMAVVEACRGATKTILTSWMGEEDVEEANEILNRNRLPTYSTPERAVNTYMFMYQYTRNLAHLYETPEELPIELLSSKQPLMGVMQKVAKESREILTETEAKAFLEAYGIPTVKTQLAKTEDEAASTAAQMGYPAVLKIYSPQITHKTDVGGVMLNLKDEVELREAYQKILKNVKKSVPSAEIQGVTVQSMIIKKGYEVIIGSKRDPLFGPVILFGMGGIFVELFQDRAIGFPPLNQTLARRIMERTKVYQLLKGFRGMPPANTKRLEEIMVKFSEMLVDFPQIREVDINPLVVDSEDAVALDARIVIDSDLVFKEFLPHDHLVISPYPKKYELQWKLKDGRSVLLRPIRPEDEPLENELWKTFSDETQRFRFFSPMRTWSHATLVRYTNIDYDREIAVIAELTMNRERKMIGVVRMIMEPPDFKTAEVAIVVGDPWQGLGLGSKMMDCIIEIARDKNLESIYGLILRDNSRSIELFKKKGFAVDFSSIKKVVKATLEL
- a CDS encoding GYD domain-containing protein → MPYYILLSKLTDEGWETIKTRPERIKEVNRELEAFGVKVLSQYATLGNYDFVNIVEAPDNKTVAKVSIELGSRGTIQITTMPAIPIDEFIASIKK
- a CDS encoding MFS transporter, which gives rise to MEFIEKLKEQFSFFKGNYLILILSWILMDFAGELPGTYYSDYVIQLGGSATIIGLITLVSMLSLASVQFPGGYLADKYGRRWLVSTLTFGVALSYVFYAAAPSWHFILIGAAIQNFCLLYQPALIAMMADSLPPEKRGMGFSILNLIISVSTTPAPIVALLLVSTFGSETGMRIAYTIVVFFFLAAATIRLKLRESMKSADKLGPKEALLSYPKALKEGINVWKVVPRSTLFLFFSTIIVRSSFAMTGGLLLVYAFYELQIGGTPQPSVYAPENDPALQLARIQWGYVMIALFIAMIILSFPVGKLLDKAGRKIPLIMSSISLIPAILLFIYGNYLILFIAMPLIGFAQLLGFSSYQTLFADLVPQAQRGKVTGSMNFFTYIFMAIGGIVGGLLYDNVSPQFPFLLMSLLIVPSILLATFYVHEPKPEEREA
- a CDS encoding zinc-ribbon domain-containing protein; its protein translation is MPYCAKCGAELEKDAKFCPNCGTAVGSLMTEPERRRKGIRPINTLAIILIALIVAAVVITTIALAPVRTVGPVTKRMSAPYKSDVNTLNLNLTADVARVDIVFENLSDEWQSPSIILNVSATARVGVFGSSDFLERYMPVWQNTTVGDVLAVTVKQEVDNVHWPWYSSLNVTFLIRIDPSMNTSLNIKTSIGGVVLGTQETGVVLNSLSLEATTGGVEANLVGPAIVAGDVSLKTTTGGVKLSWNNVIVVNDIEVNGTTVTGGVEMNVKQHGNLLGNITLKAEAITGGVDFAVDIKGDIGAKIESSVTTGGIDVDRQVGFSGTEISLQSSNYPASYNFDVTLKTTTGGIDIDAKYTP